In Tiliqua scincoides isolate rTilSci1 chromosome 12, rTilSci1.hap2, whole genome shotgun sequence, the genomic window CCAGCTTCAGCATGTCCATGGGGGTCATTTTGGCCACCTCGAAGAACACCCTGTAAAGCCAAGACAGAGGGAGGAGTTAGGCTCCAGCATCGTGAAAGCAGGAAGAAAGGGGACCCAGATGCACCACTGCggctggggggggaggattttGGAGCCCCTGCCTCCACCTTTGACTTTGTTCTCAAGGACTTCAGAGACAGGACTGTCCTACAGCCCCAATGAATGCAGCGAGGCAGTGACATTCAGACTGGCAGGTCAGACATGAAGCAGGAGGTCTCCCATTCAGACCTGTGTAGCTTCGGCAGGGGGGGTGCAGGTTTAGGAATGAGGAGGCAACTCAAAGCTTCAGCCCTGCTGCTCTTTTAAAAGCCCCACTGTTGAGTGCTGCGAGGCCAGCCAAATCGCACTGTTTCCATGCTttgtctccccccacccaaatCCAGCAGTGCTCTGTCACTGGGGAGGCAAGAAGTGTTCAAGAAGAACAGACAGCTGCAACCCCAGCACTGCAGACACCAGGAGCAAAGAGCTCGTGTGAGCTGCAAGCAAGAAACGTCCACGTTGGTACAGAGCACACACAGCTCCCTTACCGGTGGGAGTACTTGCTGCGCACAGCCTTGAGCCGCTCATCGTGTCGGTAGGTCAGCAGGAAGTTGAGCCTCTTTACCAGCGGGGGGAGCTCTTGGGCCTCATAGCCACTGTAATGCTCCAGGGTGGGGCTCTGGAAGCCAGAAGGGAACATGTCAATGGTCTCtctgtgctgcccccccccccatgacagaaTGGACCAGCTGTCCCACAAATTCGCCAATGGACCTTGCTTCTGGTGCCAGGACAGTATCTCACGCCTCTTGCTAGCAAAAGCCCCCTAGTGTGGGCCCGAGGCCAAGGTAGTACTCACCCAGCCACTGAGGTTCTTCATCTTGAGCGCCAGGAGGAGGCAGCTGGCAGCCAGTCGGGAGGCCCTCTCCTGCACAAAGTCGTACTCCTGCAGGGTCAGCTCACAGATGAAGCGGGCCAGGGTCAGGGTCTCCATGGTGGCGTGGgcgcactgtggggggggggagagtcaagtGAGACAAGAAGGGACGGGGGAGACCGCGAGGAGCAAACGCACAGCTAGATGTGGCCGGGCAGATAAGGAAGCACCCAGAGTGGCTGACGATTAGAGAATCATCAGGCACAGACACACACTCACTGCATCGCTCTGCAGAGCATCAGCGCCCACCTTGGCAAAGCGTCTGAGGAAACGGTAGGCAATGGGGATGTTGATGTCAAACTGAAGGGTCCGCAGGATGCCGATCTCCATGGCAAGGAGCTCCTCCCTCTTGTAGGCGTCGTCACAGATGTACAGGAAGTCGTCCACACAGGGCGGGCAGcgctcctggagggggggggaaggtggtcAGGCGCCCGGCCCTCTGCTCTGGCAGGAAAAGAGGCCCAGCCCCAGACAAGGCAACCACTAGGCATGCAGCAGAGAAGGTCAAGATGGGCCATTTGGATCTCTCCAAAGCAGGGCTGCCCTACACGATTCGGAGGGGACACGTTCTTCGCAGGGCATTTCTAAGAACTCTCAGCCTTGAATGGATCAGCTGCAGCTTTAGTTTTTAACACAAAGCCCTGGAGAGTCACCACCTGAaaaggcgcaatccaaaccccacTCCTCGGCTCCCTCCCTGGATCTCACTGCCCTggcaccctcctcctctccctggtGGAGCAGGCATTGCAGCCCTAGCGGCAACTGGGCAACGAATGCCAATGGCCCCCCCAGGCAAGAGAGGCAGGCTGACTTGAGAGCGCCCTCGTCCGGCCCCTGGGGGCCCCCTGCTCAGGCTCACTTCAAACTTGGAGGCGATGAGGATGGCAGTGGAGCCGATGAGCTGCAGCTTGTCCCGCATGGTGGTCACCTTCACCAGGTAGTGGTCCAGCAGCTTGACCGCCAAGTACAGTGTCTCATGGGTGAGTTCAAAGTTCTCCTGCAGAAGCCCAATAGGGCAGAAGCAGAGTCAGGTCTGTGGGCCACTgaactggagatgctgccagagacCGGCCCTGGGACCGCCTGCATTTATCTCCCACTCTTCCTTCACAGAGCCATGAGCAGGACACGTGGATGAGGTCAGTCCCCCTGAGCCTCACATCAGCCCTGTGAGGCAAACATGGAGCTGAGTGGGAACAGGCGACTGGTTCCAGATCACCACCACAGTGGGGGGTCATGGCCCAAGCAGGGCTTCCAGCCAGGTCACCCCAGCCAGGCCCAAGATGCTGACTGCCAGCCCAGGCAGACTGGGACTGCACACtgaggggcgggcaggcaggcagtggataagccacctccccctaccctgggCCGTGGCTCTGGGCAGCGCCACTCCCTGCACAGCTCCTCCTCCCTTTGCCTCCCATGGTCAGCGCCACACTCTGAGCAGAGTATGAACTGCTCCTTGACAGTCCAGGGCCCTCCCCCTTGCCCCAAAGAGGAACACAAGGGGCTTGCCCCACAGGCGGTAGGCAATCACCTGCACCTCCACCATCCAGTCAACCAGGATGGCCCGCATATCCCTGGTGATGTCAGGCTGATTCTCCATGTAATCTGGGAGCACAAATTTCTCCTGCAAAAGGAGCAGCAGAAGAGCCAAGACTGTAGCAAGGTCTTGCGACtgatgcccccccacccccagcaactgCCTAAACCCTTTCTGGGGAAGAGAAGGACGCAGACCAGTCATCAAGTCTCAGCAGTTTGCCGGACCATGGCAGGTGCTCCTGGAGCAAGCTCCGCCTCTCCTGCCCAGGCAGTCCCCTCCACCCAGACCTCCCCCCACCTGATGCCCCATGGAGTGGGTACAGTGGGGCTGGTCTTCTCACCCGGCACAACCTGCCTCCCTTTGCACATACTGCCTGCCTTGCTCAAAGCTCTTGCCCAGGACACTCCAGATCTCTGACCATGTCAAGGACACATTCTTGGGACAGGACTGCAGAtgctccccttcctgccccccccgccACTGCCTCTCCTCAGAAGAGCCAGGAGTGAGGGAGCCCCCCCCACACCAGTGCCGGCCCTTGAGCCCCACTTCTCTAGCACTGATGATGGTGGTGGAACATGAAAGCGAGCTACCTCCCGTTCCCGCATGTAGGCAAAGATGTCCTTGGC contains:
- the CCNB3 gene encoding G2/mitotic-specific cyclin-B3 isoform X1 — its product is MPAPRNAKTASNKLPWSGRAAAVDNAQAEKEENSQAKRSPSSPQGAPKKRSAFGDITNAHKSRQITGKKETAKAAPKRAPKGLAVLGVVKNNETNLRKPPSRIPLEPAQATEADCTAKKGPGEVVEESPSSELVAQEQVLPIEDIDKALLADPYASAEYAKDIFAYMREREEKFVLPDYMENQPDITRDMRAILVDWMVEVQENFELTHETLYLAVKLLDHYLVKVTTMRDKLQLIGSTAILIASKFEERCPPCVDDFLYICDDAYKREELLAMEIGILRTLQFDINIPIAYRFLRRFAKCAHATMETLTLARFICELTLQEYDFVQERASRLAASCLLLALKMKNLSGWSPTLEHYSGYEAQELPPLVKRLNFLLTYRHDERLKAVRSKYSHRVFFEVAKMTPMDMLKLEEALQT
- the CCNB3 gene encoding G2/mitotic-specific cyclin-B3 isoform X2; the encoded protein is MPAPRNAKTASNKLPWSGRAAAVDNAQAEKEENSQAKRSPSSPQGAPKKRSAFGDITNAHKSRQITGKKETAKAAPKRAPKGLAVLGVVKNNETNLRKPPSRIPLEPAQATEADCTAKKGPGEVVEESPSSELVAQEVLPIEDIDKALLADPYASAEYAKDIFAYMREREEKFVLPDYMENQPDITRDMRAILVDWMVEVQENFELTHETLYLAVKLLDHYLVKVTTMRDKLQLIGSTAILIASKFEERCPPCVDDFLYICDDAYKREELLAMEIGILRTLQFDINIPIAYRFLRRFAKCAHATMETLTLARFICELTLQEYDFVQERASRLAASCLLLALKMKNLSGWSPTLEHYSGYEAQELPPLVKRLNFLLTYRHDERLKAVRSKYSHRVFFEVAKMTPMDMLKLEEALQT